In Candidatus Manganitrophus morganii, the genomic window TTTATCCGGAGGTTCAACGACGCGCCGAACTTGAATCAGGTCCGTGGATCGAACTTTTGCGACATCGGCGCCTTTGCGACCCCCTCCGGTCGGACGGCAATCCTCATGTCGGCGATCGATAACCTGGTAAAAGGGGCATCGGGACAAGCGATTCAAAATATGAATGTCATGATGGGATGGGACGAGCGGCTTGGCCTGATGTCGCCGGGGATCTTCCCCTAAACGCTTTTTATTTTGGATGAACGATGGAACAGATTGAAGGGGGGATCACCGCCGTCGACGGCTTTCTGGCGGCCGGAACATTTGCCGGGATCAAGAAGATGGAGAGGCCCGATCTCGCGTTAATCTTCTCCGAGAACGTCTGCAATGTGGCGGGGGTCTTCACCAAGAACCGATTCCAAGCCGCCCCGCTTCTGCTCGATCGAAAGCACCTTCGAAAGAAAAAGGGCCAGGTGATCATCACCAACAGCGGCAACGCCAATGCTTTCACGGGGGCGCGGGGCGGTCGGGATGCCGAAGCGATGGCCGAGGCGGCGGCGCGCGCGTTGAATGTCCCGATCGCGTCGGTCTATGTCGCCTCGACCGGGGTCATCGGCGAGTTCCTGCCGATTGAAAAGATCACCGGCGCGGTTCCGCGGTTGGCCTTGCAGCTTTCGCGAAACGGCGGCCACGCGGCGGCGGAAGCGATTATGACGACCGATACCTTTCCGAAAGAGGTCGCCTTCACCGGTAAGGTCGGTCGAGAAGAGGTCCGGGTCGGTGGGATCGCCAAGGGTTCCGGAATGATCCATCCGAACATGGCGACGATGCTTGCCTTCTTGGCGACCGATGTAGCGATGGAGCCCCGTCTGCTTCAGGAGGCGCTCCGGCAAGCGGTCGATCGTTCGTTCAACCGCACCACCGTCGACGGCGACACCAGCACGAACGACATGGTCCTCTGTTTTGCCGGCGGACAGCGGGGAAAAGAGATTCGCTCCAAGGGAACGGCCTACGGCCAGTTTGTCGTCCTGTTGGAGGCGGCCTGCCTCTCGCTTGCCAAGATGATCGTCCGGGACGGGGAGGGGGCGACGAAGCTGATCGAGATTAAGATCACCGGCGGCCGAAGCGATTCGGCGGCCCGGCGGATTGCCGAATCGATCGCCTGCTCCAGTCTGGTCAAGACCGCCTTTTTCGGAGAGGATGCCAACTGGGGACGGATTGTTGCGGCCATCGGCAATGCCGGAGTTCCGGTCGATCCGGAGCAGGT contains:
- the argJ gene encoding bifunctional glutamate N-acetyltransferase/amino-acid acetyltransferase ArgJ, with translation MEQIEGGITAVDGFLAAGTFAGIKKMERPDLALIFSENVCNVAGVFTKNRFQAAPLLLDRKHLRKKKGQVIITNSGNANAFTGARGGRDAEAMAEAAARALNVPIASVYVASTGVIGEFLPIEKITGAVPRLALQLSRNGGHAAAEAIMTTDTFPKEVAFTGKVGREEVRVGGIAKGSGMIHPNMATMLAFLATDVAMEPRLLQEALRQAVDRSFNRTTVDGDTSTNDMVLCFAGGQRGKEIRSKGTAYGQFVVLLEAACLSLAKMIVRDGEGATKLIEIKITGGRSDSAARRIAESIACSSLVKTAFFGEDANWGRIVAAIGNAGVPVDPEQVDLSFGPVALVRKGVYQGKDAESKVAVLLKQKEIELTVYLHSGRGRADFWTSDLSLDYVKINAAYRS